The Chitinophagales bacterium genome has a window encoding:
- a CDS encoding sensor histidine kinase — translation MNIKLLIVILVLSGYTSARAQNQYEIDSLSELLANKHLHDTAKVDIYNELAFSLRAVDKDLALAYLDTAKILAERNDYTEGLCGIYNRYGIIYKNWNKADEAITYYEKSVELARELNDKGLIADVYNNLGNVYRMQGKQTNAAESFIEALKLREEIDDIQGEAAAHNNLAYLYADQKNYPLAIENNLKAIELFGIAKDSFELGRANGYMGYIYYFQSIYDSAIAYNNKALDIFKKLGDQYETATLLSNGGNIYAESGSPQKGLPLHKQALAIQTELGDSVGMYTSHLSLAQTYLMLHKTDLAEQHINTAMAILKKIEGIINMYMDSYLISSQIYKAKGDYKKAYEYMIDYTKLNDSLVNESNSRTITELQTKYDTEKKDHEIETNKLELANNQIAIRQKNIIAIALTILIIVILIISYLLYNRYKLHKQQELNEEIIRQQNIRSKAVIDAEERERTRIAKDLHDGIGQQLSAIKLMTSALEHPPQSDTDRSEQLSTLKNTLDEAIKEIRAVSHNMMPNALFKLGLSSAIREFVDKITATGLLKINLEIVGLTRQLDKTTEIILYRVIQELVNNVIKHSGANMLGIQIVDHDNKTLNIIVEDNGKGFDTSKKSNFEGIGLKNIISRIEYLDGTVDFDSTIGRGTTIIIDIPI, via the coding sequence ATGAATATTAAGTTACTCATCGTCATTTTAGTATTGTCCGGCTACACTAGCGCAAGGGCGCAAAATCAGTATGAGATCGACAGCCTGTCGGAACTACTGGCCAATAAGCACCTGCATGATACTGCCAAGGTAGATATATATAATGAACTGGCTTTTTCGTTGAGGGCTGTTGACAAAGATCTTGCTCTCGCCTACCTAGATACAGCTAAGATACTGGCTGAAAGAAATGATTATACAGAAGGGCTGTGCGGTATATACAACAGGTATGGTATCATTTATAAAAACTGGAACAAGGCCGACGAAGCGATCACCTACTATGAAAAGAGTGTAGAACTGGCTCGCGAACTCAACGATAAAGGACTGATAGCAGATGTTTATAATAACCTAGGCAATGTTTACCGTATGCAAGGGAAACAGACAAATGCCGCAGAATCCTTTATTGAAGCACTGAAATTGCGCGAAGAGATCGATGATATACAAGGAGAAGCGGCAGCACACAACAACCTGGCCTATTTGTATGCCGATCAAAAGAACTACCCTCTTGCCATAGAGAACAACCTGAAAGCAATAGAACTGTTTGGTATTGCAAAAGACTCTTTCGAGCTAGGCCGGGCCAATGGATACATGGGTTATATATACTACTTCCAGAGTATTTACGACAGTGCAATTGCTTACAACAACAAGGCACTTGATATTTTCAAAAAGCTGGGAGACCAGTATGAGACTGCAACACTACTGAGTAATGGCGGGAATATTTATGCTGAAAGCGGATCTCCTCAAAAGGGATTGCCATTACATAAACAGGCACTGGCTATCCAAACTGAATTGGGCGATAGTGTGGGTATGTATACTTCGCACCTGAGTCTTGCGCAAACCTACCTGATGCTGCACAAAACGGACCTAGCAGAGCAGCATATTAATACAGCCATGGCTATTCTTAAGAAGATAGAAGGTATCATCAACATGTACATGGATTCCTACCTGATATCATCGCAGATATACAAAGCTAAAGGTGATTATAAAAAGGCTTATGAGTACATGATAGATTATACAAAGCTGAACGACTCGTTGGTGAATGAAAGTAATAGCCGAACTATTACAGAGTTACAAACAAAGTATGATACAGAAAAGAAAGATCATGAGATTGAAACAAACAAACTGGAACTGGCCAATAACCAAATCGCAATCAGGCAAAAAAATATAATCGCAATTGCGTTGACTATACTTATTATTGTTATCCTTATTATTTCCTATCTGTTATACAACCGTTATAAACTGCATAAACAACAGGAACTTAATGAAGAGATCATCCGACAGCAGAATATAAGGAGTAAAGCTGTTATAGATGCAGAAGAGCGAGAACGTACCCGTATAGCAAAAGACCTTCACGATGGTATCGGGCAACAATTATCTGCAATAAAACTGATGACCTCAGCTCTGGAACACCCTCCTCAGTCAGATACTGACAGAAGCGAACAATTATCAACGCTTAAAAACACACTGGATGAAGCGATTAAAGAGATAAGGGCGGTTTCTCACAATATGATGCCTAATGCCTTATTCAAATTAGGGCTAAGTAGCGCTATACGTGAATTTGTTGATAAAATAACTGCTACAGGTTTACTAAAAATAAACCTTGAAATAGTAGGACTTACACGCCAACTGGATAAAACTACCGAGATCATACTATACAGAGTGATTCAGGAATTAGTAAACAATGTGATCAAACATTCAGGTGCAAACATGTTAGGCATACAGATCGTTGATCATGACAATAAAACATTGAATATTATTGTTGAAGATAACGGAAAGGGGTTCGATACAAGTAAAAAGTCAAATTTCGAGGGAATAGGTCTTAAGAATATTATATCCAGGATAGAATACCTGGACGGAACTGTTGATTTTGATTCTACTATCGGCCGTGGTACAACTATAATCATAGATATACCTATATAA